One Solanum pennellii chromosome 10, SPENNV200 genomic region harbors:
- the LOC107032525 gene encoding uncharacterized protein LOC107032525 has translation MSIEQSNSTTKLPLFLTPQSMKLKYSSHHQQYSSSSGVLTPPIHTCLASVPFKWELHPGKPRPYCTDIIISFNDQPKFLEPPPRFYYLDKMTKIPSSPKLNVLHERGQLGTLVLYKNDDSTNNNVCRRGSYWWQQWFVKRRIRKENGVGRGNLVISADCGTGTGLERNGNFSGFSHPHIWASMYEGFKNLIPWKSKKSKKEIIKIQT, from the exons ATGTCTATAGAACAAAGTAATTCCACCACAAAACTTCCTCTATTTTTAACACCACAATCCATGAAATTGAAATATTCATCTCATCATCAACAATATTCTTCATCATCAGGTGTATTAACACCACCCATTCACACTTGTTTAGCTTCTGTTCCTTTTAAGTGGGAATTACATCCTGGTAAACCTAGACCTTATTGTActgatattattatttcttttaatgatCAACCTAAATTCTTAGAGCCACCTCCTAGGTTTTACTATTTGgataaaatgaccaaaataccCTCCTCCCCTAAACTAAATGTCCTTCATGAGAGAGGGCAACTTGGTACTTTGGTTCTTTATAAGAATGATGATAGTACTAACAATAATGTGTGTAGACGAGGTTCTTATTGGTGGCAACAGTGGTTTGTTAAACGACGTATTAGGAAAGAAAATGGTGTCGGTAGGGGTAATTTGGTCATTTCAGCAGATTGTGGAACTGGTACTGGACTTGAAAGAAATGGTAACTTCTCTGGCTTCTCTCACCCTCACATTTGG GCTTCCATGTACGAGGGTTTCAAGAATCTCATACCTTGGAAgagcaaaaaatcaaaaaaagaaattattaaaattcaaacatGA